The Aquiluna sp. KACHI24 genome contains a region encoding:
- a CDS encoding DUF5719 family protein: protein MKLALRIIGYLTLVGLGFALIQLPKPLVPEQRGAVEATASVDPMPLNAYCPGPLAEVGGEQGTDLGAIERVGKATFNLWGADAQAQENGGLLVSVEGKEQSTKLLSANQTQAISRERLSGLAASYCPMPQVSGYFVVGDSGPGSESVLHLANPNDVDLMVDLELVLESEVATDRISLAAGEHKLVSLVALSSAESSFVLRYQTSGLPVAAFMQLREVSGLSATGVALVPPTQPISQGAIAGLVVGENAIKSPTLRVFNPGLEDVELNLQAINSDDFELIQIRVPAGVLLEETLNLPAGVSLISFEAASELVLSVRNDVISPKVDFEWLLPTSVFERDLYLQAPGSTELVISNPGLKPINLIIESSTSQEVSVAGRSSLLVPIERGPLKIAGFGFMASLNVLSNAGYAVIQPTEMRNIGESIQVFVR, encoded by the coding sequence ATGAAGTTAGCTCTGAGAATCATCGGTTACCTCACTTTGGTGGGATTGGGTTTTGCACTAATTCAGCTCCCTAAGCCTTTGGTGCCTGAGCAGCGGGGGGCAGTTGAAGCCACCGCCAGTGTTGACCCAATGCCCCTAAATGCTTACTGTCCAGGGCCATTAGCTGAGGTGGGTGGCGAGCAGGGAACTGACCTTGGCGCTATCGAAAGAGTTGGCAAAGCCACATTCAATCTTTGGGGGGCTGATGCTCAGGCTCAAGAAAACGGCGGTCTGCTAGTAAGCGTTGAGGGCAAGGAACAGTCCACGAAGTTGCTTTCAGCCAATCAAACGCAGGCTATCTCGAGGGAAAGACTTAGTGGCCTTGCAGCCAGCTACTGCCCGATGCCCCAGGTTTCCGGATACTTCGTTGTTGGGGATTCTGGCCCTGGCAGCGAGAGTGTCCTACACCTTGCAAATCCAAATGATGTCGACCTAATGGTTGATCTTGAGTTGGTGCTCGAGTCTGAGGTCGCGACCGATCGAATCTCACTCGCCGCCGGAGAACACAAGCTGGTCTCGTTGGTTGCGTTGAGCTCAGCGGAGTCAAGTTTTGTGCTTCGCTACCAAACCTCAGGTTTACCAGTTGCCGCCTTCATGCAACTTCGTGAGGTCAGTGGCCTGAGTGCCACCGGAGTGGCCCTGGTTCCGCCTACCCAACCAATAAGTCAAGGCGCAATTGCCGGTCTGGTGGTTGGAGAAAATGCAATCAAATCTCCGACCCTTAGGGTCTTCAACCCAGGCCTTGAAGATGTTGAGCTAAACCTGCAGGCCATCAACTCCGATGACTTTGAGCTGATTCAAATTCGGGTCCCGGCTGGTGTTTTGTTGGAGGAAACACTCAACCTGCCCGCTGGGGTAAGTCTGATCAGTTTCGAAGCTGCCTCAGAACTGGTGCTGTCGGTTCGAAACGACGTGATCTCTCCGAAGGTGGATTTTGAATGGCTACTGCCAACATCGGTCTTCGAGCGAGATCTCTACCTTCAGGCTCCAGGTAGCACCGAGTTAGTGATTTCAAACCCTGGACTGAAGCCCATCAATTTGATAATCGAAAGCTCGACAAGCCAGGAGGTCAGCGTTGCCGGTCGCTCGAGCCTTCTCGTCCCAATTGAGCGGGGTCCACTGAAGATTGCCGGATTTGGCTTCATGGCGAGCTTGAACGTTCTGTCGAACGCGGGCTATGCCGTTATACAGCCGACCGAGATGCGAAACATCGGCGAGAGCATCCAGGTATTCGTTCGCTAA
- a CDS encoding phosphomannomutase/phosphoglucomutase, with protein sequence MVQFSDFVKTYDVRGLVGSQLTDEVVEAFGAGFADELGLEGKELVIGYDMRDSSERFAESFAKGAAKRGASSKVLGLCSTDMSYYASGIMQLPAVMFTASHNPATYNGMKFSRAGARGISMNTGLSGISERAQDYLANGIEAVASLGRSVRVDVMQDYVKYLRSLVKLEGARKLKIVVDAANGMGGLTVPAVFGSAAGLPALDFEIIPMYFELDGTFPNHEANPLDPKNLVDLQRAVLEHGADLGLAFDGDADRCFAIDEKGHAISPSAVAAIVAKREIERVQALGESDITVIHNALTSRSVEEVITQCGAKPFRTKVGHSLIKDAMAETGAVFGGEHSAHYYFRDFWGADNGMLAAMHLVAELAGSGELASSLGQRFTPYFASGEINSTVEDRDAALQRVRESLVGATEEVFDGTTFSFESENVWWWANIRPSNTEPLLRLNVESSHEASMVEIRDKAIKAIRNL encoded by the coding sequence TTGGTTCAGTTCAGCGACTTTGTAAAGACTTACGACGTTCGTGGTTTGGTGGGTTCACAGCTCACCGACGAGGTCGTGGAGGCGTTTGGCGCTGGCTTCGCCGACGAACTGGGTCTCGAGGGTAAAGAGCTAGTCATCGGTTATGACATGCGCGATAGCTCCGAGCGCTTCGCCGAGAGTTTTGCAAAAGGTGCTGCCAAGCGTGGCGCATCATCAAAGGTCTTGGGGCTTTGCTCCACCGATATGTCCTACTACGCCTCTGGAATCATGCAGTTGCCGGCCGTCATGTTCACCGCCAGCCACAACCCAGCGACCTACAACGGAATGAAGTTCTCTCGCGCAGGAGCGCGTGGAATTTCAATGAACACCGGCCTAAGTGGAATCTCCGAGCGGGCACAGGACTATTTGGCTAATGGCATCGAAGCCGTCGCTTCGCTGGGTCGGAGCGTTCGAGTAGATGTCATGCAGGACTACGTGAAATACCTGCGATCGTTGGTAAAGCTCGAGGGCGCAAGAAAGCTAAAGATCGTCGTCGATGCCGCCAACGGCATGGGTGGTCTGACTGTGCCAGCCGTGTTCGGTTCGGCTGCTGGTCTGCCAGCGTTGGATTTTGAGATTATCCCGATGTATTTCGAGCTCGATGGCACTTTCCCAAACCATGAGGCAAACCCGCTCGACCCCAAGAACTTAGTTGATCTGCAACGTGCAGTCTTGGAGCATGGCGCGGACCTTGGACTTGCCTTTGACGGCGATGCAGATCGCTGCTTTGCCATCGACGAAAAAGGCCATGCCATTAGTCCATCAGCGGTTGCTGCCATCGTTGCAAAGCGCGAGATTGAGCGCGTTCAGGCACTCGGTGAGAGTGACATCACAGTCATTCACAATGCGCTGACCTCGCGATCTGTCGAAGAGGTCATCACACAGTGCGGAGCAAAGCCATTTAGGACCAAGGTTGGTCACTCTCTGATCAAGGATGCGATGGCTGAAACCGGTGCGGTATTCGGTGGAGAGCACTCCGCCCACTACTACTTCAGAGACTTCTGGGGGGCAGACAACGGCATGCTGGCAGCGATGCACCTGGTGGCAGAACTGGCAGGTTCAGGGGAGCTGGCCTCTTCGCTAGGTCAGCGCTTTACTCCGTACTTTGCATCAGGCGAAATCAACTCCACCGTTGAGGACCGCGATGCTGCCCTGCAGCGCGTGCGTGAGTCGCTAGTTGGTGCAACGGAAGAGGTTTTTGACGGTACAACTTTCAGCTTTGAATCAGAAAATGTCTGGTGGTGGGCAAATATTCGTCCCTCAAACACCGAACCATTGCTTAGACTTAACGTGGAGTCCAGCCACGAGGCCTCGATGGTTGAGATTCGAGACAAAGCAATCAAAGCAATACGCAATCTTTGA
- the ahcY gene encoding adenosylhomocysteinase yields MSQTITQFDFKVADLSLAEAGRHQIRLAEQEMPGLMALRKEYGPSQPLKGARIAGSLHMTVQTAVLIETLVELGASVRWASCNIYSTQDEAAAAVVVGKGTTESPAGTPVFAWKGETLEEYWWCTEKIFDFSAEGFDGPNLILDDGGDATLLVHKGVEFEKAGSVPPAGVDDSHEYRVILDTLTESLKRDSSYYTRVAADIIGVSEETTTGVHRLYEFFKRGELLFPAINVNDAVTKSKFDNKYGIRHSLPDGLNRATDVLMGGKVCFVAGYGDVGKGCAEALRGQGARVIVSEIDPICALQAAMDGYQVAALESVIDQIDIFVTSTGNENIIRPEHVLKMKNLAILANVGHFDNEIDMAGIAQIPGVEKVEIKPQVHEWRLPNGRAVLILSEGRLMNLGNATGHPSFVMSTSFSNQVLAQIELYQRAAEYGLGVHILPKQLDEKVARLHLDALGVELTKLTPSQARYIGVAVDGPYKVDHYRY; encoded by the coding sequence ATGAGCCAGACCATTACCCAATTTGATTTCAAGGTCGCTGACCTTTCCCTCGCAGAGGCTGGTAGACACCAGATTCGTCTAGCCGAGCAGGAGATGCCAGGTCTGATGGCGCTGCGCAAGGAGTATGGTCCTTCCCAGCCACTCAAGGGAGCCCGCATCGCAGGCTCACTTCACATGACCGTGCAGACCGCCGTGCTAATCGAGACCCTGGTTGAGCTGGGCGCTTCGGTTCGTTGGGCAAGCTGCAACATTTACTCCACCCAGGACGAGGCTGCTGCCGCAGTTGTTGTTGGTAAGGGAACCACCGAGTCCCCAGCTGGAACCCCGGTATTCGCCTGGAAGGGCGAGACTCTGGAGGAGTACTGGTGGTGCACCGAGAAGATTTTCGACTTCTCCGCAGAGGGCTTTGATGGGCCAAACCTGATTTTGGACGATGGTGGCGACGCCACCTTGTTAGTACACAAGGGCGTTGAGTTTGAGAAGGCTGGTTCAGTACCACCAGCTGGTGTTGATGACTCACACGAGTACCGTGTGATTTTGGACACCTTGACCGAATCGCTCAAGCGTGACTCCAGCTACTACACCAGAGTGGCAGCCGACATCATCGGTGTTTCCGAGGAGACCACCACTGGTGTTCACCGCCTTTATGAGTTTTTCAAGCGTGGCGAACTGTTGTTCCCAGCTATCAACGTGAACGACGCCGTAACCAAGTCGAAGTTCGACAACAAGTACGGCATCCGTCACTCCCTGCCAGATGGTCTAAACCGTGCGACCGACGTTCTAATGGGTGGCAAAGTTTGCTTCGTTGCCGGCTACGGCGATGTGGGCAAGGGTTGTGCCGAGGCACTTCGTGGCCAGGGCGCTCGGGTTATCGTCTCTGAGATTGACCCGATCTGTGCACTGCAGGCTGCGATGGATGGCTACCAGGTCGCGGCCCTAGAGTCCGTGATTGACCAGATTGACATTTTTGTGACCTCGACCGGCAACGAGAACATCATCAGACCAGAGCACGTTCTGAAAATGAAGAACCTCGCAATCTTGGCAAACGTTGGTCACTTCGACAACGAGATCGACATGGCCGGAATCGCTCAGATACCGGGTGTTGAGAAGGTAGAGATCAAGCCTCAGGTTCACGAGTGGCGACTGCCAAACGGTCGCGCCGTGCTGATTCTGTCCGAAGGCCGACTAATGAACCTTGGTAACGCTACCGGTCACCCTTCATTCGTGATGTCTACCTCGTTCTCTAACCAGGTGCTGGCCCAGATCGAGCTTTACCAGCGCGCTGCAGAGTATGGCCTTGGAGTTCACATCCTGCCAAAGCAACTAGATGAGAAGGTTGCACGCTTGCACCTCGATGCATTGGGCGTCGAGTTGACAAAACTAACCCCCTCTCAGGCAAGATACATTGGTGTAGCAGTTGATGGTCCTTACAAGGTGGATCACTACCGCTACTAA
- the mtrA gene encoding MtrAB system response regulator MtrA — protein MSHKILVVDDDDALREMVGLVLAGAGYEPIFAADGLSAIDIFNQSNPDLVLLDIMLPGQSGIEVCSQIRATSGTPIVMLTAKGDTEDVVRGLEAGADDYVVKPHNGAELLARIKARLRPVVDEGSNLQVGQITLDPLSFEVKRGDTPIALTPLEFKLLHTLATKPQQVFSREMLLEQVWGYQYKADTRLVNVHVQRLRSKIEIDPENPKIVLTVRGHGYRVGTDAA, from the coding sequence GTGTCTCACAAGATTCTTGTCGTTGACGATGATGATGCACTGCGCGAAATGGTTGGCCTGGTCCTAGCCGGGGCCGGTTACGAACCAATCTTTGCTGCGGATGGCCTGAGCGCGATCGACATCTTCAACCAGTCAAACCCTGATCTGGTGTTGTTGGACATCATGCTGCCAGGCCAGTCGGGCATCGAAGTCTGTTCTCAAATCAGGGCAACCAGCGGAACTCCAATTGTTATGTTGACCGCTAAGGGTGACACCGAGGATGTGGTGCGTGGTCTCGAGGCTGGAGCCGATGACTACGTAGTGAAGCCACACAACGGAGCCGAGCTGCTCGCGAGAATCAAGGCTCGACTTCGACCAGTAGTCGATGAGGGTTCCAACCTTCAGGTTGGTCAGATCACTTTGGACCCGTTGTCCTTCGAGGTAAAGCGTGGCGATACGCCGATTGCTCTCACCCCACTTGAGTTCAAGCTCTTGCACACCCTTGCTACTAAGCCACAGCAAGTGTTCTCTCGCGAGATGCTGCTGGAGCAGGTTTGGGGCTACCAGTACAAGGCAGACACCAGATTGGTGAACGTTCACGTGCAGCGACTTCGCTCCAAGATCGAGATTGACCCAGAGAACCCGAAGATCGTCCTTACGGTTCGCGGCCACGGTTACCGAGTTGGTACCGACGCTGCGTGA
- the mtrB gene encoding MtrAB system histidine kinase MtrB produces MKWFRKSLTAKAVLTTLGLSFLALVTLGGFLSFSLANAFYQNRVEQILSETERAIGSVQSTIAAASLNDETSLQTVLNSVVPTLQVSGSSANRQVALLRSPGQPQLELFQSPISPDLDLNSIPEELRIKVRENPAILSYTPVGLVRDGITVPGVTVGGAISVPLAGEFELYLVYDLSPEQEALSLVQSALAIGGIFLIFIIGLVSYLVTRRVIQPVEQAAKAAELLAQGNLDERLAERGDDVVAQLARSFNKMATNLQQQIQKLDSLSRMQRRFVSDVSHELRTPLTTIKLAGEVIFANRKGLDPALSRSAELMQAQIDRFERLLADLLEISRYDAGAVQAELEVRDLNAVVGSAIASIEPLAASRNMPIQVLLPARAVEAELDAKRIERLIVNLLSNAVEHGEGKPIQVEVGENATAVAVCVTDFGVGMTKQQLERIFDRFWRADPARQRSLGGTGLGLAISKEDAILHRGWLQVWSKPKRGSSFRLTLPKRSDLVIANSPLPLPPRSMEP; encoded by the coding sequence GTGAAGTGGTTTAGAAAATCTCTAACGGCCAAAGCGGTTCTCACCACACTTGGCCTTAGCTTTTTGGCACTTGTCACCTTAGGTGGCTTCTTATCTTTTTCGCTGGCCAATGCTTTCTATCAAAACCGAGTGGAGCAGATTCTCTCTGAGACCGAGCGTGCAATCGGCTCGGTGCAGTCAACAATTGCTGCCGCTTCGCTCAATGACGAGACCAGCCTGCAGACGGTTTTGAACTCGGTGGTGCCAACGCTACAAGTCTCGGGATCTTCGGCCAATCGTCAGGTGGCACTTTTGCGATCTCCTGGTCAGCCCCAGCTCGAGCTATTTCAATCGCCTATCTCGCCAGATTTGGACTTGAACTCAATCCCCGAGGAGCTGAGAATCAAGGTTCGGGAGAACCCAGCAATCCTCAGCTACACCCCAGTTGGCCTGGTTCGAGACGGTATCACTGTTCCGGGAGTAACGGTGGGTGGGGCTATCTCTGTCCCATTGGCTGGAGAATTCGAGCTTTATCTGGTCTATGACCTCTCACCAGAGCAAGAAGCTTTGTCCTTGGTGCAGTCAGCTCTGGCGATCGGTGGCATATTTCTCATTTTTATCATCGGCCTAGTTAGCTACCTGGTGACCAGAAGAGTCATTCAGCCGGTCGAGCAGGCTGCCAAGGCGGCCGAGCTGCTGGCTCAGGGAAATCTGGATGAGCGGCTTGCCGAGCGCGGAGACGACGTCGTGGCTCAGTTGGCAAGGTCCTTCAACAAAATGGCCACCAACCTGCAGCAGCAAATTCAAAAGCTTGACTCATTGTCACGGATGCAGCGTCGCTTCGTGTCAGATGTTTCCCATGAGTTGAGAACCCCACTCACCACTATCAAACTTGCCGGTGAGGTCATCTTTGCCAATCGCAAAGGCCTTGACCCTGCACTCTCTCGCTCGGCTGAACTGATGCAAGCGCAGATTGATCGATTCGAGAGACTGCTCGCTGATCTATTGGAGATCTCGCGCTACGACGCCGGAGCGGTCCAGGCAGAGCTTGAGGTCAGAGACCTAAATGCTGTAGTTGGTTCAGCAATTGCAAGCATTGAGCCACTCGCGGCCAGCAGAAACATGCCAATCCAGGTTCTATTGCCAGCCAGGGCTGTTGAGGCAGAGCTAGATGCAAAACGTATTGAGCGCCTAATCGTGAACCTGCTTTCTAACGCCGTCGAACATGGCGAGGGTAAGCCGATTCAGGTTGAGGTTGGCGAGAATGCAACGGCGGTAGCGGTATGTGTCACCGACTTTGGAGTCGGCATGACCAAGCAGCAGCTGGAGCGCATTTTTGACCGATTTTGGAGGGCTGATCCAGCTCGCCAGCGCTCCTTGGGCGGTACGGGGCTGGGGCTCGCCATCTCCAAGGAGGATGCGATTTTGCACCGCGGTTGGTTGCAGGTTTGGTCAAAGCCCAAGCGTGGTTCGAGCTTTAGGCTCACGCTCCCGAAGCGTTCAGACTTGGTCATTGCCAATTCACCACTGCCGCTACCACCAAGATCGATGGAGCCGTGA
- a CDS encoding LpqB family beta-propeller domain-containing protein, whose product MKKLIALLAILTLSGCAAIPTGLDVKSGPEIAASEQQEVAYYTPSGPLEGATPREIVSGFLAAGTGPQNDYAVAREFLSRDFAQQWKPDNQVLIRNGAPTFREGGPGLQMVAINVQARLDEHGRYSSYEAADTTSLRFKLVQQDGQWRIDSAPNLTVVTPPVFQVVFKPYNIYFLDTRGSDLVPDLRWFPSRASTGTRLVNALLAGPSEYLMLGVQSAIPEGTKLTIGAVKIQQGIAEVDFDSVALSADAINRRLMLSQLRATLLQLSGVSDVVLSVNSSRQDIVPAELSPARSGSEVLALSDAVYRIGPADSLAITGTANLVQFSNPTLLAGARSGNLLAFAGPDGVELMVGSGIGVQSQRISKVSNVVSLEFDSEDLLWIVPEQSGSDVQVFDGSNQVASLVLPVIGTRISAQLSPEGSRLAVIVKNKGEVRLEIFTIARDVRNNPSTINPGTIIQAPLQSPVSLTWQSPVTLRILETSPRSSSLTDYPLFGPRVLLPTPVVRGAKVVAGQATGSSYLLGTNGELWNLIGGSWRRLQSELTDIAKLR is encoded by the coding sequence ATGAAAAAGCTAATCGCCCTGCTTGCGATTCTGACTCTGTCGGGTTGCGCCGCGATACCAACTGGGTTGGATGTTAAATCCGGACCTGAGATTGCTGCGTCCGAACAGCAAGAGGTTGCTTACTACACCCCATCGGGACCACTTGAGGGTGCAACTCCTCGAGAGATTGTCAGTGGCTTCTTGGCCGCTGGAACTGGTCCGCAAAACGACTACGCCGTGGCAAGAGAGTTTCTAAGCCGCGACTTCGCTCAACAGTGGAAACCTGATAACCAGGTATTGATTCGAAATGGAGCACCGACATTCCGCGAGGGTGGACCTGGGCTGCAGATGGTCGCTATCAATGTTCAAGCCAGGCTTGATGAGCACGGTCGCTACTCAAGCTATGAGGCGGCTGACACAACATCTCTTCGGTTCAAGCTGGTTCAGCAAGATGGTCAGTGGCGCATTGACTCCGCACCAAACCTAACCGTGGTTACACCACCGGTTTTCCAGGTGGTGTTCAAGCCATACAACATCTACTTCCTCGACACTCGCGGTAGTGATCTGGTTCCAGATCTTCGTTGGTTCCCATCGCGCGCTTCAACCGGAACCAGATTGGTAAATGCACTTTTGGCAGGACCATCGGAGTATTTGATGCTCGGGGTTCAGAGTGCCATTCCGGAGGGCACCAAGCTAACGATTGGTGCGGTGAAGATTCAGCAAGGTATTGCCGAGGTTGACTTCGACTCGGTAGCACTCAGCGCAGATGCGATCAATCGCCGCTTGATGCTCTCTCAGCTTCGGGCAACCCTGCTTCAGCTCTCCGGGGTCTCTGATGTTGTGTTGAGCGTGAATAGCTCCAGGCAAGACATTGTCCCGGCAGAGCTGTCCCCTGCTCGAAGCGGGTCTGAGGTGCTGGCTCTATCGGATGCTGTTTACCGAATCGGACCAGCAGACTCACTTGCCATCACCGGAACCGCAAACCTAGTTCAGTTCTCCAATCCGACACTTTTGGCCGGCGCTCGCTCTGGCAACCTCTTGGCTTTTGCTGGCCCTGATGGAGTTGAGTTGATGGTTGGTTCAGGAATTGGTGTTCAGAGCCAACGGATTTCCAAAGTGAGCAATGTGGTCTCGCTGGAGTTTGACTCGGAGGATCTACTTTGGATCGTGCCTGAGCAATCAGGGTCCGATGTTCAGGTCTTTGATGGCTCAAACCAGGTGGCGTCTTTGGTCTTACCAGTCATTGGAACCCGAATTAGCGCTCAGCTAAGTCCGGAGGGCTCAAGGCTTGCTGTAATTGTGAAGAATAAAGGCGAGGTTCGCCTTGAGATATTCACGATTGCAAGGGATGTTCGAAATAACCCATCGACCATCAATCCTGGAACCATAATCCAGGCTCCGTTGCAAAGCCCAGTCTCACTCACCTGGCAATCTCCGGTGACGCTGCGAATCTTGGAGACCTCACCGCGCTCGAGCTCCCTCACCGACTATCCGTTGTTTGGACCCAGGGTCTTACTGCCAACGCCAGTGGTCCGAGGGGCAAAGGTCGTTGCCGGACAGGCGACTGGATCAAGTTATCTTCTCGGCACCAACGGGGAGCTTTGGAATCTGATCGGTGGCTCTTGGCGCAGGCTGCAATCAGAGCTGACCGACATTGCGAAGCTTCGCTAA
- a CDS encoding phosphoribosyltransferase family protein codes for MHYLTPLDDDRLRTMVAFKDKGVTALAAHYAKATRFYLEAKGLTDVVVVVPPRNPRNYRTRGFHPALLVANKLGLRVRSARALKRLADQRTLSALHRAQNLSGAYELSSLAGESVLLFDDVMTTGATLRELHRAATEAGGEVVAGCVLAMRFQEFVPTDLKKA; via the coding sequence ATGCACTACCTAACTCCACTGGATGATGATCGGCTGAGGACGATGGTTGCATTTAAAGACAAGGGTGTCACTGCCTTAGCAGCGCACTATGCCAAGGCAACCAGGTTCTACTTGGAAGCTAAGGGGTTAACGGATGTGGTTGTTGTGGTGCCACCGAGAAATCCCCGGAACTACCGCACGAGGGGCTTTCATCCAGCACTGTTGGTTGCCAACAAGCTTGGCCTGCGGGTCCGAAGCGCAAGAGCACTCAAAAGACTGGCCGATCAGAGAACGCTGAGCGCTCTACACCGTGCGCAAAACCTCTCAGGTGCTTACGAGCTTTCAAGCCTGGCGGGGGAGTCGGTGCTGCTCTTTGATGACGTGATGACAACCGGTGCCACGCTTAGAGAGCTCCACCGTGCTGCAACTGAAGCTGGGGGTGAGGTGGTGGCCGGCTGTGTGCTAGCTATGAGATTTCAGGAATTTGTCCCAACAGATTTGAAAAAGGCGTAG
- the raiA gene encoding ribosome-associated translation inhibitor RaiA, whose product MDLRISARNLNVSERFKEYAAEKSAKVEQYAHRPQELNVKITRHEHHSTGVEDQVELTVYEPGHVVRAEARAVDKFAAFDIAFGKLVERLRRYSDKHKIHRGGNHKNLGASELAAADFAQLDIKPLDVRVSVEEEEVPADLTSPITIRAKEFPANPMTKEQAVDHMELVGHDFYLFLDSETGKNAVVYRRKGYSYGVISLS is encoded by the coding sequence GTGGATCTCAGAATTTCAGCCAGAAACCTCAATGTCTCGGAGCGATTCAAGGAATACGCTGCCGAGAAATCAGCAAAAGTTGAGCAGTACGCGCATCGGCCGCAGGAGCTCAACGTGAAAATAACTCGCCACGAGCACCACTCAACCGGAGTTGAGGACCAAGTCGAACTGACTGTTTATGAACCAGGTCATGTGGTCAGGGCAGAGGCTCGAGCAGTCGACAAGTTTGCTGCCTTTGACATCGCATTTGGCAAGTTGGTTGAGCGACTCCGTCGTTATTCGGACAAACACAAGATCCACCGTGGTGGAAATCACAAGAACCTAGGTGCGAGCGAGCTTGCAGCAGCGGACTTTGCCCAATTGGACATTAAGCCACTAGATGTCAGGGTGAGTGTCGAGGAAGAAGAGGTCCCAGCGGACCTAACTTCTCCGATTACGATCCGTGCCAAGGAGTTTCCTGCTAACCCGATGACCAAGGAGCAGGCGGTTGATCACATGGAGCTTGTAGGCCATGACTTCTACTTGTTTTTGGACAGTGAAACGGGCAAAAATGCTGTGG